Part of the Schaalia odontolytica genome is shown below.
GGCCGGATTGGAGGTCGGCGACTTCGTGTGGACGGGGGGCGACTGCCACATCTACTCCAACCACACGGAGCAGGTGCGCGAGCAGCTGAGCCGGGAACCCTACCCCTTCCCCCGGCTGGAGCTGATCAAGGCGCGGTCGATGTTCGACTACTCCTTCGAGGACATTTCGTTTGCGGGATACCAGCACCACCCCACCATCAAGGCCCCGGTCGCGGTATGACGAAGCTGGCGGCTATCTGGGCCCAGGACCGCGGCGGCGTCCTCGGGACCGGCACGTCCATGTCGTGGCGTGTCCCGGCGGATTTCCGCCATTTCAAGGAGTCCACGATGGGCTGCCCGATCGTGATGGGGCGGCGCTCGTGGGAGGCGCTGGGCGGGGCACTGCCGGGCCGCACGAACATCGTGGTCACCCGCTCCCAGCGATACGAGGCCCCGGGCGCTCACGTCGCGCACTCGGTGGAGGACGCGCTGGACCATGCCCGCGCCGTCGCGCAGGAAACGGGCGCGCCCTACGTGTGGATCACGGGCGGGGCTCACCTGTACGCGCAGACCCTGCCACTCCTGGACGAGGCGGTCATCTCCGACCTGGACCTGGACGTGGCCGCGAGCGCCCCGCAGGGGACGACCTTCGTGTATGCCCCCGCCCTG
Proteins encoded:
- a CDS encoding dihydrofolate reductase, whose product is MTKLAAIWAQDRGGVLGTGTSMSWRVPADFRHFKESTMGCPIVMGRRSWEALGGALPGRTNIVVTRSQRYEAPGAHVAHSVEDALDHARAVAQETGAPYVWITGGAHLYAQTLPLLDEAVISDLDLDVAASAPQGTTFVYAPALDPSLWRRDEERSDTDWREISGDARWKVTTWVQR